In one window of Comamonas testosteroni DNA:
- a CDS encoding YbaK/EbsC family protein yields MCGSELHALPEGVQRVSRFLQDAGHPHAPQMLDGAARTAQEAADQLSILVGQVAKSIIFKRRSDGAAVLVVTSGDKRVDETKVTQLVGKVGRADAEFVKSSTGFSIGGVSPVAHATKVVTLMDAELQRFETVWAAAGHPHGVFPASPAQLQALTAAPWSDVVEQA; encoded by the coding sequence ATGTGTGGATCAGAACTTCATGCGCTGCCGGAAGGCGTGCAGCGCGTCAGCCGCTTTTTGCAGGATGCCGGTCATCCGCATGCGCCGCAGATGCTGGATGGCGCGGCCCGCACTGCACAGGAGGCCGCCGATCAGCTCAGTATTCTGGTCGGGCAGGTGGCCAAGAGCATCATCTTCAAGCGCAGGAGCGATGGCGCGGCCGTTCTGGTCGTGACCTCGGGCGACAAGCGGGTCGATGAAACGAAAGTGACGCAGCTGGTGGGCAAGGTCGGCCGCGCCGATGCCGAATTCGTCAAGTCCAGCACCGGCTTTTCGATTGGCGGCGTCAGCCCCGTGGCGCATGCCACCAAGGTCGTGACCTTGATGGATGCCGAGCTGCAGCGCTTCGAGACCGTGTGGGCCGCAGCAGGCCATCCGCACGGTGTGTTTCCCGCATCGCCCGCGCAGCTGCAGGCGCTGACGGCCGCCCCCTGGTCGGACGTGGTGGAGCAGGCATGA
- a CDS encoding DUF2799 domain-containing protein, whose amino-acid sequence MQARSHFSRALCLAAVALLGGCAGMDAQECKDTDWAYLGQLDAMDGKQDITTRAKRHFRTCKDNGVQMDVRAYQQGWQQGLRGFCTAESGKAFAETGRKYQYGYCPAQVESAFLQGYGPVRERLEMQEEMAQLQQRIDMKKKELREARSAKNSSSHIAYVEKDLRDLNLELLQLRFKLAQMPPK is encoded by the coding sequence ATGCAAGCAAGATCACATTTTTCGCGGGCCCTGTGTCTGGCGGCAGTTGCCCTGCTGGGCGGCTGCGCCGGCATGGATGCCCAGGAGTGCAAGGACACGGACTGGGCCTATCTGGGGCAGCTGGACGCCATGGACGGCAAGCAGGACATCACCACCCGGGCCAAGCGCCATTTCCGTACCTGCAAGGACAACGGCGTGCAGATGGATGTGCGGGCCTATCAGCAGGGCTGGCAGCAGGGACTGCGGGGTTTTTGCACGGCTGAAAGCGGCAAGGCTTTTGCCGAGACGGGCCGCAAATACCAGTATGGCTACTGCCCGGCGCAGGTGGAGTCTGCCTTTTTGCAGGGCTATGGCCCGGTGCGCGAGCGGCTGGAAATGCAGGAAGAAATGGCCCAGCTGCAGCAACGCATCGACATGAAGAAAAAAGAGCTGCGCGAAGCACGCAGCGCCAAGAACAGCTCCAGTCATATTGCTTATGTGGAGAAAGACTTGCGTGATCTGAATCTCGAGTTGCTGCAACTGCGCTTCAAGCTCGCGCAGATGCCGCCCAAGTAA
- a CDS encoding cation acetate symporter, producing the protein MKQRIFSQWLAGAAALAVTAPVLAAGGDVGNAAKQATNWTAIIMFTAFVLATLWITKWAAGRTKSASDFYTAGGGITGFQNGLAIAGDYMSAASFLGISASVMASGYDGLIYSIGFLVGWPLLTFLLAERLRNLGRFTFADVAGYRFAQTPFRIFASCGTLVVVAFYLIAQMVGAGQLIKLLFGLDYWIAVVMVGGLMMIYVLFGGMTATTWVQIIKACLLLAGVTFMGFMVLAKYGFSPEALFAEGVKVRTQIAANGGAEASVAEKLGLAIMGPGGFIKDPISAISFGMALMFGTLGLPHILMRFFTVPDAKEARKSVFWATTWIGYFYVLIFIIGFGAITLVLTNPEMADTAKGVIHGGAGTANMAAVLVAKTVGGDVFYGFISAVAFATILAVVAGLTLSGASAVSHDLYATVIKKGKADSASELKVSRITTLCLGFVAVLLGIVFEKQNIAFMVSLAFAVAASANFPPLLLSVLWKNCTTKGAVIGGFMGLFSSVGLTIVSPSVWEATLGHPAGSAWFPYASPALFSMAIGFFGVWLFSVLDKSAQAAKERAVFPAQQVRSETGLGAAGASGH; encoded by the coding sequence ATGAAGCAGCGCATCTTTTCCCAATGGCTGGCGGGCGCTGCGGCGCTGGCCGTGACAGCTCCTGTGCTGGCCGCCGGCGGTGACGTCGGCAACGCCGCCAAGCAGGCCACCAACTGGACGGCCATCATCATGTTCACCGCCTTTGTGCTGGCCACCCTGTGGATCACCAAATGGGCGGCGGGCCGCACCAAGTCGGCCTCCGACTTCTATACCGCAGGCGGCGGCATCACCGGCTTTCAGAACGGTCTGGCGATTGCGGGCGACTATATGTCCGCCGCCTCCTTCCTCGGCATCTCGGCCTCCGTCATGGCCAGCGGCTATGACGGCCTGATCTACTCCATCGGCTTTCTGGTCGGCTGGCCCCTGCTCACCTTTTTGCTAGCAGAGCGCCTGCGCAATCTGGGCCGCTTCACCTTTGCCGATGTGGCCGGCTACCGCTTTGCGCAGACGCCGTTCCGCATCTTTGCCTCCTGCGGCACGCTGGTCGTGGTGGCCTTCTATCTGATTGCCCAGATGGTCGGTGCCGGTCAGCTCATCAAGCTGCTGTTCGGGCTGGACTACTGGATCGCCGTGGTGATGGTTGGCGGCCTGATGATGATCTACGTGCTGTTCGGCGGCATGACGGCCACCACCTGGGTGCAGATCATCAAGGCCTGCCTGCTGCTGGCCGGCGTGACCTTCATGGGCTTCATGGTGCTGGCCAAGTATGGCTTCAGCCCCGAGGCACTGTTTGCCGAAGGCGTGAAGGTGCGTACCCAGATCGCGGCCAATGGCGGTGCCGAGGCCTCTGTGGCCGAGAAGCTCGGCCTGGCCATCATGGGACCGGGCGGCTTCATCAAGGACCCGATCTCCGCCATCAGCTTCGGCATGGCGCTGATGTTCGGCACGCTGGGCCTGCCCCACATCCTGATGCGCTTCTTCACCGTGCCTGACGCCAAGGAAGCACGCAAGAGCGTGTTCTGGGCCACGACCTGGATCGGCTACTTCTATGTGCTGATCTTCATCATCGGTTTCGGCGCCATCACCCTGGTGCTCACCAACCCCGAAATGGCAGACACGGCCAAGGGCGTGATCCACGGCGGCGCAGGCACGGCCAATATGGCGGCCGTGCTGGTGGCCAAGACCGTGGGCGGCGATGTGTTCTACGGCTTTATCTCGGCCGTGGCCTTTGCCACGATTCTCGCCGTGGTCGCAGGCCTGACCCTGTCCGGCGCCTCGGCCGTCTCGCACGACCTCTACGCCACCGTCATCAAGAAGGGCAAGGCCGACAGCGCCTCCGAACTCAAGGTCTCGCGCATCACCACGCTGTGCCTGGGCTTTGTGGCCGTGCTGCTGGGCATTGTGTTCGAGAAGCAGAACATCGCCTTCATGGTCTCGCTGGCCTTTGCGGTGGCGGCTTCCGCCAACTTCCCGCCGCTGCTGCTGTCGGTGCTGTGGAAGAACTGCACCACCAAGGGCGCCGTGATCGGCGGCTTCATGGGCCTGTTCTCCTCCGTGGGCCTGACCATCGTCTCGCCCTCGGTGTGGGAAGCGACTCTGGGCCATCCCGCCGGCTCGGCCTGGTTCCCCTACGCCTCGCCTGCGCTGTTCTCCATGGCCATCGGCTTCTTCGGCGTGTGGCTGTTCTCCGTGCTCGACAAGAGCGCGCAGGCTGCCAAGGAGCGCGCCGTGTTCCCTGCGCAGCAAGTGCGTTCGGAAACCGGTCTGGGTGCCGCAGGCGCATCCGGCCACTGA
- a CDS encoding 2-hydroxyacid dehydrogenase — protein MKVLFCCDDTRPEPWLKGLHDALPGAEIAIWEPGAPQADYALVWAPPQQFLDEQAAGLKAMFNIGAGVDALLPLTIPAELPVYRLEDAGMAVQMAEYVAQAVIRFFRGLDRYEADMAQGLWQHQRNPRRVDYPVGVMGLGKMGERVARALTVFDFKVNGWSRSPRELQGVECFSGMDSLDRFLSETRILVNLLPLHDETRDIINARTLALLQPGSYVINVGRGGHVVDADLIAQIESGHVSGAMLDVFREEPLPENHPFWEQSRIILTPHTSARTLAADSIAQIVGKVAAMSRGEPVTGRVDLGKGY, from the coding sequence ATGAAAGTCTTATTTTGCTGTGACGATACGCGGCCGGAACCCTGGCTCAAAGGTTTGCATGACGCGCTGCCGGGTGCGGAGATTGCCATCTGGGAGCCGGGCGCGCCCCAGGCCGACTATGCGCTGGTCTGGGCGCCGCCCCAGCAGTTCCTCGACGAGCAGGCGGCTGGCCTCAAGGCCATGTTCAACATCGGCGCGGGCGTGGATGCGCTGCTGCCGCTGACTATCCCTGCGGAGTTGCCCGTCTACCGTCTCGAAGATGCGGGCATGGCCGTGCAGATGGCCGAGTATGTGGCCCAGGCCGTGATCCGATTCTTTCGCGGCCTCGATCGGTACGAGGCCGATATGGCGCAGGGCCTGTGGCAGCACCAGCGCAACCCCAGGCGTGTGGACTATCCCGTGGGCGTGATGGGCCTGGGCAAGATGGGCGAGCGCGTGGCCAGGGCGCTGACGGTGTTCGATTTCAAGGTCAATGGCTGGAGCCGCTCGCCGCGCGAGCTGCAGGGCGTTGAATGCTTCAGCGGCATGGACAGCCTGGACCGCTTTCTGTCCGAGACGCGCATTCTGGTCAACCTGCTGCCCCTGCACGACGAGACCCGCGACATCATCAACGCCCGCACGCTGGCGCTGCTGCAGCCCGGCTCCTATGTGATCAACGTGGGGCGCGGCGGCCATGTGGTCGATGCCGACCTGATTGCGCAGATCGAGTCCGGCCATGTCAGCGGCGCCATGCTGGACGTGTTCCGCGAGGAGCCGCTGCCCGAGAATCATCCGTTCTGGGAGCAGTCCAGAATCATCCTCACCCCCCATACCTCGGCCCGCACGCTGGCGGCGGACAGCATTGCCCAGATTGTGGGCAAGGTCGCCGCCATGAGCCGGGGCGAGCCCGTCACAGGTCGAGTCGACCTTGGCAAGGGCTATTGA
- a CDS encoding 2-hydroxychromene-2-carboxylate isomerase: MKHITCYLDFVSPYAWLALEQMPKALQGLSYHVDYRPVLLGALLQGNANPGPAGIPAKRAWTYRHVTWLGRSLGIPLQMPARHPFKPLPLLRLALAHGREGSINRFVAQAVMQHVWQGGHEANDAQRLQVLREQLKEQLRHEEDGAEVKQWLRSNTEQAQQAGVFGVPAWVVDGHVFWGLDGLPMLQAYLRGDEWFAQQWEAAAGVAWGLE, translated from the coding sequence ATGAAGCACATCACCTGTTATCTGGACTTTGTGTCGCCTTATGCATGGCTGGCGCTGGAGCAGATGCCCAAGGCGCTGCAAGGGCTCAGCTATCACGTGGATTACCGCCCGGTGCTGCTGGGGGCCTTGCTGCAAGGCAATGCCAACCCCGGGCCGGCCGGTATTCCTGCCAAGCGCGCCTGGACCTACCGCCATGTCACATGGCTTGGCCGGTCGCTGGGCATACCGCTGCAGATGCCGGCCCGGCACCCGTTCAAGCCGTTGCCGCTGCTGCGGCTGGCGCTGGCCCATGGACGTGAAGGCAGCATCAACCGCTTTGTGGCGCAGGCGGTGATGCAGCATGTCTGGCAGGGCGGCCATGAGGCCAATGACGCTCAGCGCCTGCAGGTGCTGCGCGAGCAGCTGAAGGAGCAGCTGCGCCATGAGGAGGACGGTGCCGAGGTCAAGCAATGGCTGCGCAGCAATACGGAGCAGGCGCAGCAGGCCGGCGTATTCGGCGTGCCGGCCTGGGTCGTGGACGGCCATGTATTCTGGGGCCTGGACGGCCTGCCCATGCTGCAGGCCTATCTGCGCGGCGACGAGTGGTTTGCGCAGCAGTGGGAGGCCGCAGCCGGCGTAGCCTGGGGGCTGGAGTAG
- a CDS encoding NADH:flavin oxidoreductase/NADH oxidase codes for MSALFTPFTLKSLTLRNRIAIPPMCQYSAVDGLTNDWHQVHYASMARGGAGLVIVEATGVSPEGRISPDCTGLWNDAQIEGMSRIAAGIKAAGAVPGIQIGHAGRKASANNPWGGDDHIAEGDARGWQPIAPSAIAFGGGLPRVPRAMTLEDIARVQGDFVAAARRALAAGFEWLELHFAHGYLAQSFFSAHSNQRDDAYGGSFSNRARFLLETVAKVREVWPEHLPLTARFGVIEYDGRDEETLEESIAVTRQMRERGLDLLNVSVNFVIPDVKIPWGTPAFLAPIAQRVSRSAGLPVASSWGMDDPQIAERIVAERQVDLVMIGRAHLANPHYTYQLAQSLGVARPDWTLPAPYAHWLERYRGAAKQAAA; via the coding sequence ATGTCTGCACTCTTTACCCCATTCACCCTCAAAAGCCTGACCCTGCGCAACCGCATCGCCATTCCGCCGATGTGCCAGTACAGCGCCGTGGACGGACTCACCAATGACTGGCACCAGGTTCACTACGCCTCCATGGCGCGCGGCGGCGCGGGGCTGGTGATTGTCGAAGCCACGGGCGTGTCGCCCGAGGGCCGCATCTCGCCCGATTGCACCGGCCTGTGGAACGACGCCCAGATCGAAGGCATGTCGCGCATTGCCGCCGGCATCAAGGCCGCAGGCGCCGTGCCCGGCATCCAGATCGGCCACGCCGGGCGCAAGGCCAGCGCCAACAACCCCTGGGGGGGCGACGACCATATTGCCGAAGGCGATGCCCGCGGCTGGCAGCCGATTGCGCCATCGGCCATCGCCTTTGGCGGCGGTCTGCCGCGCGTGCCCCGCGCCATGACACTGGAGGACATCGCCCGCGTGCAGGGCGACTTTGTCGCGGCAGCCCGCCGCGCCCTTGCAGCCGGCTTCGAATGGCTGGAGCTGCACTTTGCCCACGGCTATCTGGCGCAGAGCTTTTTCTCGGCCCACAGCAACCAGCGCGACGACGCCTATGGCGGCAGCTTCAGCAACCGCGCCCGCTTTCTGCTGGAGACCGTGGCCAAGGTGCGCGAGGTCTGGCCCGAGCATCTGCCGCTGACGGCGCGTTTCGGCGTCATCGAGTACGACGGCCGCGATGAGGAAACGCTGGAGGAGTCCATCGCCGTCACGCGCCAGATGCGCGAGCGCGGCCTGGATCTGCTCAATGTCAGCGTCAACTTCGTGATTCCCGATGTGAAGATCCCCTGGGGCACGCCCGCCTTCCTGGCTCCCATTGCCCAGCGCGTGAGCCGCAGTGCCGGCCTGCCCGTGGCATCGAGCTGGGGCATGGATGATCCGCAGATTGCCGAGCGCATCGTGGCCGAGCGCCAGGTCGATCTGGTCATGATCGGCCGCGCCCATCTGGCCAATCCGCACTACACCTACCAACTGGCACAAAGCCTGGGCGTGGCCCGCCCCGACTGGACCCTGCCCGCACCCTATGCCCACTGGCTGGAACGCTATCGCGGCGCCGCCAAGCAGGCCGCAGCCTGA
- a CDS encoding LysR family transcriptional regulator, with translation MPTDIKSLDLNLLKALDALLDERSVTRAAERLALTQPAVSGMLTRLRESFDDPLFVRTQRGIAPTLRALALAGPLKELLCNAEALLRPQAFDPATAHMTLRIAATDYALQAVVLPFLAVLRQRAPGLCVAVVPAQHLPLHERLERGDIDLALVTPERTAPDLHARRLFDERYVCVMRQGHPDVRRRGLSLERFCALDHALVSYDGGSFHGVTDEALERLGRKRRVALSVTSFLVLPEILRSSDLIAVVPRRLVQPDSGLLVLEPPLEIPGFTKTAAWHARTHRSAGHQWARELLFELAQGGGLDVE, from the coding sequence ATGCCGACTGATATCAAGAGTCTGGATCTGAATCTGCTCAAGGCCCTGGATGCACTGCTGGACGAGCGCAGCGTGACGCGCGCTGCAGAGCGTCTGGCGCTGACCCAGCCGGCGGTCAGCGGCATGCTGACGCGACTGCGCGAGAGCTTCGACGACCCGCTGTTCGTGCGCACGCAGCGCGGCATCGCCCCCACGCTGCGCGCGCTGGCACTGGCAGGGCCGCTCAAGGAATTGCTGTGCAATGCCGAAGCGCTGCTGCGCCCCCAGGCCTTTGATCCGGCTACGGCACATATGACGCTGCGCATTGCCGCCACGGATTACGCGCTGCAGGCGGTGGTGCTGCCGTTTCTGGCCGTGTTGCGTCAGCGCGCGCCCGGTCTGTGTGTGGCCGTGGTGCCGGCCCAGCATCTGCCGCTGCACGAGCGGCTGGAGCGCGGCGATATCGATCTGGCGCTGGTCACGCCGGAGCGCACGGCCCCCGATCTGCATGCGCGCCGGCTGTTCGACGAACGCTATGTCTGCGTGATGCGCCAGGGCCATCCCGATGTGCGCCGGCGTGGCCTGTCGCTGGAGCGCTTCTGCGCTCTGGACCATGCGCTGGTGTCCTATGACGGAGGCAGTTTCCATGGTGTGACGGACGAGGCGCTGGAGCGCCTGGGGCGCAAGCGGCGTGTGGCGCTGTCCGTGACCAGCTTTCTGGTGCTGCCCGAAATCCTGCGCAGCAGCGATCTGATTGCCGTCGTGCCGCGGCGTCTGGTCCAGCCCGACTCGGGGCTTTTGGTGCTGGAGCCGCCGCTGGAGATTCCGGGTTTCACCAAGACGGCTGCCTGGCATGCACGTACCCATCGCTCTGCCGGACACCAATGGGCGCGCGAGCTGCTGTTCGAGCTGGCGCAGGGCGGCGGGCTGGACGTGGAATGA
- a CDS encoding DUF1289 domain-containing protein: MSTELLQEQQALQAQQAQQLTQLAAKAEVALVWAEADQPVASPCINVCRMTQDRSHCQGCFRTIDEIRAWSKGDAELRLQIWSQLLQRAGLKDPRQAEI; encoded by the coding sequence ATGAGTACCGAACTTCTTCAGGAACAGCAGGCCCTGCAAGCCCAGCAGGCCCAGCAGCTGACGCAACTGGCCGCCAAGGCCGAGGTGGCCCTGGTCTGGGCCGAGGCCGACCAGCCCGTGGCTTCGCCCTGCATCAACGTCTGCCGCATGACGCAGGACCGCAGCCATTGCCAGGGCTGCTTCAGAACCATTGACGAGATTCGCGCCTGGTCCAAGGGCGATGCCGAGCTGCGTCTGCAGATCTGGAGCCAGCTGCTGCAGCGCGCAGGCCTCAAGGACCCGCGCCAGGCCGAGATCTGA
- a CDS encoding hydroxymethylglutaryl-CoA lyase, with protein sequence MKYPARVKIIDVGPRDGLQNEKQPVPAAVKIELVQRLQDAGLQEIEVTSYVSPKWVPQMADNAQVMAGIVRRAGVRYSVLTPNLKGFEAALAGKPDEIVVFGAASEAFSQRNINCSIAESIERFAPVVQAALEAGIAVRGAMSCTVGCPYEGEIAPEKVGYLAGLMKGIGVQRVDVADTIGMGTPVKVQKALEATLAHFDLDQVSGHFHDTYGQALSNTLAALDLGVWNFQSSVAGLGGCPYAKGATGNVATEDVVYLLQGMGIETGIDLDKLIDAGQFISEHLGRPTQSRVAKALLTKRAG encoded by the coding sequence ATGAAATACCCCGCACGCGTCAAGATCATCGATGTGGGCCCGCGCGACGGCCTGCAGAACGAAAAGCAGCCTGTGCCTGCCGCCGTCAAGATCGAGCTGGTGCAGCGCCTGCAGGACGCAGGCCTCCAGGAGATCGAGGTCACCAGCTATGTGTCGCCCAAATGGGTGCCGCAGATGGCGGACAACGCACAAGTCATGGCTGGCATCGTGCGCAGAGCCGGGGTGCGGTATTCGGTGCTCACACCGAATCTCAAGGGCTTCGAAGCCGCGCTGGCCGGAAAGCCCGACGAGATCGTGGTGTTCGGTGCGGCCAGCGAGGCCTTCAGCCAGCGCAATATCAACTGCTCGATTGCCGAGAGCATCGAGCGCTTTGCGCCCGTGGTACAGGCGGCTCTTGAGGCCGGCATTGCCGTGCGCGGCGCCATGAGCTGCACCGTGGGCTGCCCCTACGAGGGCGAGATCGCGCCCGAGAAGGTGGGCTATCTGGCCGGGCTGATGAAGGGCATCGGCGTGCAGCGCGTGGACGTGGCCGACACCATCGGCATGGGCACGCCCGTCAAGGTGCAAAAGGCGCTGGAGGCCACGCTGGCACACTTCGATCTCGACCAGGTGTCCGGCCATTTCCACGATACCTACGGCCAGGCCCTGAGCAACACGCTGGCGGCGCTGGATCTGGGGGTCTGGAACTTCCAGTCCTCGGTCGCTGGCCTTGGCGGCTGTCCCTATGCCAAGGGCGCCACGGGCAATGTGGCCACCGAAGACGTGGTCTATCTGCTGCAGGGCATGGGCATAGAGACCGGCATCGACCTCGACAAGCTGATCGATGCGGGCCAGTTCATCAGCGAGCATCTGGGCCGCCCCACGCAGTCGCGCGTGGCCAAGGCCTTGCTGACCAAGCGCGCGGGTTGA
- a CDS encoding DUF485 domain-containing protein: protein MRDPVIETIQNNPAYQQLRRKRNRLGLALTVLMLVVYYGYVALIAFDKEFLARPIGAGVTTLGIPIGMGVIIFSVIITGLYVRRANNEFDQLTRDILKGIKQ, encoded by the coding sequence GTGCGAGACCCGGTGATAGAGACAATCCAAAACAACCCCGCCTACCAGCAACTGCGCCGCAAGCGCAACCGCCTGGGCCTGGCGCTGACCGTTCTGATGCTGGTCGTGTACTACGGCTATGTCGCGCTGATCGCGTTCGACAAGGAGTTCCTGGCCCGGCCCATCGGTGCCGGAGTGACCACGCTGGGCATTCCCATCGGCATGGGCGTCATCATTTTTTCCGTGATCATTACCGGCCTGTATGTGCGCCGCGCCAACAACGAGTTTGATCAGCTCACCCGCGACATTCTCAAAGGCATCAAGCAATGA
- a CDS encoding SDR family oxidoreductase codes for MDTQQMFSLKGRTALVTSGSRGIGRMIAEGFVRQGARVYISARKAEACEQTARELSQLGHCVSLPADVSTMDGVKSLVDAYAAHEGQLDILVNNAGAAWGAPYDEFPESGWDKVVDLNMKSPFFLTQALTPMLRKSAAGEQLAKVINIASIDGVSVNAWETYSYAASKAGLIHLTKRMALRLAPERIVVSAIAPGPFASEMNKNARDHAEEAAGRVPLGRIGEPEDMAGAAIFLASRAGDYVVGSTLVVDGGCAWAR; via the coding sequence ATGGATACCCAGCAGATGTTTTCGCTCAAGGGCCGCACGGCTCTTGTCACCAGTGGTTCGCGCGGTATCGGCCGCATGATCGCCGAAGGCTTTGTGCGCCAGGGCGCGCGCGTGTACATCTCGGCGCGCAAGGCCGAGGCCTGCGAGCAGACGGCGCGCGAGCTGTCGCAGCTGGGCCACTGCGTTTCGCTGCCCGCCGACGTGTCCACCATGGACGGCGTGAAGTCGCTGGTCGATGCCTATGCGGCGCACGAAGGCCAGCTGGACATCCTCGTCAACAACGCGGGCGCGGCCTGGGGCGCGCCCTATGACGAATTTCCCGAAAGCGGCTGGGACAAGGTCGTGGACCTGAACATGAAGTCCCCCTTCTTCCTGACCCAGGCGCTCACGCCCATGCTGCGCAAGTCGGCCGCAGGCGAGCAGCTGGCCAAGGTCATCAACATCGCCTCCATCGACGGCGTCTCGGTCAACGCCTGGGAGACCTACTCCTACGCGGCCAGCAAGGCCGGCCTGATCCACCTGACCAAGCGCATGGCCCTGCGCCTGGCGCCCGAGCGCATCGTGGTCAGCGCCATCGCGCCGGGCCCCTTCGCCTCGGAGATGAACAAGAACGCGCGCGACCATGCTGAGGAGGCCGCAGGGCGCGTGCCCCTGGGCCGCATCGGCGAACCCGAGGATATGGCCGGCGCGGCCATCTTCCTGGCCTCGCGCGCCGGCGACTATGTGGTGGGCTCCACCCTGGTCGTGGACGGCGGCTGCGCCTGGGCGCGCTGA